In Phycisphaerales bacterium, the following proteins share a genomic window:
- a CDS encoding cation-translocating P-type ATPase, protein MSLTSQHGAPSSIGWHTRIAGHHELAAAILAGVLLALGYGLIRLVDGGHEPGLHAPATTGQWLVWISLGIGMIYGGRAAWEALRDWQFNIDVLMVLGAGFAAWLGHAEEGALLLFLFVLSGALEDLAMKRTTSAVAALNSMIPTETLVQRGGEWIEIEPDEARVDDVVLVRPGERVPTDGIVVRGGTEVNQASLTGESLPRSVAPGDDVFAGTINESHPIEVRVTRLASDSSLQRVLNLVLSAQERRQPVQQLIDRLSMPYSVSVVVICAVVLAVLHFAFDRAWADAAYTAITLLIVASPCALIIATPTATLSSISRAARAGVLFKGGESIERLATFRCAALDKTGTLTMGKPRVQQVHPVAWSDASTLLALAAGLEQGSTHPFAEAIIAEAQRRGVDPTSCDRLSFQPGLGVSGMYEGSEVRLGRFAHVKDLMPICLHARVHDVMEVLHERGTLAVALAWRDQAGVFVLRDEPRPGGAEMVREFHELGVRPIVMLTGDVQGVAQRLSAHLGLDAYYAELHPDEKLTFVEKMRSEHGSVGVVGDGVNDAPSLAASDAGIAIGGIGSDAALETADVVLMNEDLRAVTWAVRLARQTRRTIRINLIFALSAITLLAVGTLAGWINLSLGVLGHEGGTLLVVANGLRLLLYPPPKIEPPPAAPPIERHSDHADPGRAEHASESTAVVAG, encoded by the coding sequence ATGTCGCTGACTTCTCAACACGGGGCCCCGTCGAGCATCGGCTGGCACACGCGCATCGCGGGCCACCACGAACTCGCGGCGGCGATCCTGGCCGGAGTGCTGCTGGCCCTGGGATACGGCCTGATCAGGCTGGTCGACGGCGGCCACGAGCCGGGGCTGCACGCGCCGGCCACGACCGGGCAGTGGCTGGTTTGGATCAGCCTGGGAATCGGGATGATCTACGGCGGCCGGGCGGCGTGGGAGGCGCTGCGCGACTGGCAGTTCAACATCGACGTCCTCATGGTGCTCGGGGCCGGCTTTGCCGCATGGCTCGGACACGCCGAGGAAGGGGCGCTGCTGCTGTTCCTGTTTGTGCTCTCGGGGGCGCTCGAAGATCTGGCGATGAAGCGCACCACCTCGGCCGTCGCGGCGCTCAACAGCATGATCCCCACCGAGACGCTCGTGCAGCGCGGCGGCGAGTGGATCGAAATCGAGCCCGACGAAGCGCGCGTGGATGACGTCGTGCTCGTGCGGCCGGGCGAACGCGTGCCGACGGACGGCATCGTGGTGCGCGGCGGCACCGAAGTCAACCAGGCGTCGCTCACCGGCGAATCGCTGCCGCGCTCGGTGGCGCCGGGCGATGATGTGTTCGCCGGCACCATCAACGAAAGTCACCCGATCGAAGTGCGCGTCACCCGGCTCGCGAGCGATTCGAGTCTGCAGCGCGTGCTCAATCTCGTGCTCAGCGCCCAGGAGCGGCGCCAGCCCGTGCAGCAGTTGATCGATCGCCTGTCGATGCCTTACAGCGTGAGCGTCGTGGTGATCTGCGCTGTGGTGCTGGCGGTGCTCCACTTCGCGTTCGATCGGGCGTGGGCGGACGCGGCGTACACGGCCATCACGCTGCTCATCGTGGCCAGCCCCTGCGCGCTCATCATTGCCACTCCGACGGCCACGCTTTCGAGCATCAGCCGCGCCGCCCGCGCGGGGGTGCTCTTCAAAGGCGGGGAGTCGATCGAGCGGCTGGCCACGTTCCGCTGCGCCGCCCTGGACAAGACCGGAACGCTGACCATGGGTAAGCCCCGCGTGCAGCAGGTGCATCCCGTCGCGTGGTCCGACGCCAGCACGCTGCTGGCGCTGGCGGCCGGCCTTGAGCAGGGTTCAACGCACCCGTTCGCCGAGGCCATCATCGCCGAAGCCCAGCGGCGCGGCGTGGATCCGACTTCGTGCGACCGGTTGAGTTTCCAGCCCGGACTGGGCGTCTCTGGCATGTACGAGGGGTCGGAGGTGCGCCTGGGCCGCTTTGCGCACGTCAAAGATCTCATGCCCATCTGCCTGCACGCGCGCGTGCACGACGTCATGGAGGTGCTGCACGAGCGAGGTACGCTGGCCGTCGCTCTCGCCTGGCGCGACCAGGCCGGCGTGTTTGTTCTCCGCGATGAGCCGAGGCCGGGCGGCGCGGAGATGGTGCGCGAGTTTCACGAACTGGGCGTCAGGCCGATCGTCATGCTCACTGGCGACGTGCAGGGCGTGGCCCAGCGCCTCAGCGCGCATCTCGGACTCGACGCCTACTACGCCGAACTGCATCCGGATGAAAAACTCACCTTCGTCGAGAAGATGCGCAGCGAGCATGGAAGCGTCGGCGTCGTGGGAGACGGTGTGAATGATGCGCCGTCGCTCGCTGCCAGCGACGCCGGCATCGCCATCGGGGGCATCGGCTCGGATGCAGCGCTCGAAACGGCGGATGTCGTGCTGATGAACGAAGACCTCCGTGCGGTCACATGGGCTGTGCGCCTCGCGCGGCAGACACGGCGGACCATCCGCATCAATCTGATCTTCGCGCTCTCGGCCATTACGCTGCTGGCAGTCGGAACTCTGGCGGGGTGGATCAACCTGTCGCTCGGCGTCCTCGGACACGAAGGCGGAACCCTGCTGGTCGTGGCCAACGGTCTGCGGCTGCTGCTCTATCCGCCGCCGAAGATCGAACCGCCGCCCGCCGCGCCCCCGATCGAGCGGCACAGCGACC